The sequence below is a genomic window from Cobetia sp. cqz5-12.
GGCTTCGATGCCCGCCATTTCCTCAAGCATGTCAGCGACGCGCCCGGTATCTACCGGATGCTGGATAGCGCAGGTGACGTGCTGTACGTGGGCAAGGCCAAGCGCCTCAAGGCGCGCCTCTCCAGCTATTTTCGCAATACCGGACTGAATGCCAAGACCCAGGCGCTGGTCGGGCGCATTGCCGATGTGCAGGTCACCATCACGCGCAGCGAGACCGAGGCCCTGCTGCTGGAGCAGACCCTGATCAAGGAGCTGCGCCCGCCCTACAACATCCTGCTGCGCGACGACAAGTCCTACCCTTACGTCTTCATCAGCCAGCATCACGACTACCCGGCGCTGGAGTTCAAGCGCGTGCGCCACAAGCGCAATGACGGACGCTACTTCGGCCCCTACCCGAGCAGCGTCGCGGTGCGCGAATCACTGACCCTGATGCAGAAGATCTTCCGCCTGCGCAATTGCGAGGATTCGGTGTTCGCCCACCGCGAGCGCCCGTGCCTGCAATATCAGATCAACCGCTGCACCGCGCCGTGTGTCGACTACATCAGCAAGCAGGATTATCGCCGCGACATGGAACATGCGGTGATGTGCCTGAACGGCCAGAGCGACAAGGTCACCGATGAGCTCAGCCAGGCGATGGAAGACGCGGCCATGCGGCTGGAATTCGAGGAAGCGGCCCGCCTGCGTGATCAGGTCGCCCAGCTGCGCCGCATGCAAGAGAAGCAATACGTTGATACCGGTACCGGCAACGCGGACATTCTGGCACTGGCCGAGCGCCCCGGCGGACTCTGCATCAGCGTGGTCTCGGTCCGTCAGGGTCGCATGCTCGGCGCGCGCCACTTCTCGCCCGGCAATGGTCTGGACCTGACCAGCACCGAGCTGCTGACCGGCTTCGTCAGCCAGTACTACCTCGGCCAGGACAGGGAGATGCCCGATGAGGTGCTGACCTCGCTGGCCCTCGAAGACGCCAATCTGCTGGAAGGCGCCTTGAGCGAGAAGGCCGAACGCCGGGTACGGGTCGCGCATCAGGTGCGTGGCCATCGCGCCCAGTGGCTGACACTGGCGCAGACCAACGCCGAGCAACATCTGGCCACCCAGCTGGCCAGCCGCCAGCAGCTGTCCAACCGCTTCCTGTCGCTGCGCGACGCGCTGGGACTCGATGAGGTGCCCAAGCGCCTGGAATGCTTCGACATCTCCCACAGTCATGGCGAGGCGACCGTGGCCAGCTGCGTGGTCTTCGATCATGACGGTCCGATCAAGTCGGATTACCGGCGCTTCAATATCGAAGGCGTGACGGCCGGCGATGACTACGCCGCCATGCAACAGGCACTGACGCGGCGCTTCAAGCGCCTGCAGGAAGGCGAAGGCAAACGCCCGGATATCCTGCTGGTCGATGGCGGCAAGGGGCAGCTCAACATGGCACGCGGGGTGTTCGAGTCACTCGGGGTGACCGATATCATCCTGCTCGGGGTAGCCAAGGGCACCACGCGCAAGGCGGGTCTCGAGACGCTGTTCATCGAGACGGTACATGACACCCTGGACCTCGACAGCCACTCACCGGCGCTGCACTTGATCCAGCATGTCCGCGATGAATCGCACCGCTTCGCCATCGCCGGTCACCGCGCCAAGCGTGACAAGGCGCGGCGTACCTCAAGCCTGGAGGGCATCGCGGGAGTCGGCCCCAAACGGCGCCGCGAGCTGCTCAAGTTCTTCGGCGGCCTGCAGGGGGTGAAACAGGCTTCCAAACCGGAACTGGCGCGTGTGCCCGGCATCAGCGAATCGCTCGCCGAGCTGATCCATCAAGCGCTGCATGGCTGACCCCGTGCACGACATGGCTGCCTCTGGCACCATCGACTCAACGCTCAAGGAAGAGTGACAGAGCGTTGGCTTGAATAACCTGCCGTTTGGCATGGCTGAATGCGTCGCCGGCAGGCTAGAATAGACGACTTGTGCGGCGCCGATCGATCGGCTTTCTTCAGGGGCTCGACTCGCCCTCGATTGCGCCCAGCCACCTACGCTTCATGCAAGGACTCGTGCCGTCACGATGAGCATCCCCAATATCCTGACTCTGATCCGCATCCTGTTCATTCCGCTGCTGGTGGTATGTTTCTACCTGCCTTATGCATGGAGCCTGCCGTTGACGGCGCTGCTCTTCGCACTGGCCGCCATCACCGACTGGTTCGATGGCTATCTGGCCCGACTGTGGAATCAGACCACGCCCTTCGGCGCCTTCCTGGACCCCGTCGCCGACAAGCTGATGGTCGCGGTGGCACTGGGCCTGCTGATCGAACGCTACGACAGCCTGTGGATGACCATCCCGAGCCTGGTCATCATCGGTCGCGAGATCGTCATCTCGGCGCTGCGTGAGTGGATGGCCGAGATCGGCAAGCGCGGCAGCGTCGCGGTGTCCTGGGTCGGCAAGCTGAAGACGGCCGCCCAGATGCTGGCCCTGTTCATGCTGCTGTTCTTCGCTCCGGGCAGTGTCGGGGGGGATGCCGGCCTGGCCCTGCTTTATATCTCGGCAGCGCTGACGCTGTGGTCGATGATCAGCTACCTGCGCGCCGCCTGGCCGGAACTGGTGCGCTCGGTCTGACCCCGCCATTCAGCCACGAGACGCTGCGAATGCCTCAACGCCCACCGCCCCTCAGGCCGGTGGGCGTTTTCGTTTCCAGCGACCTGACTCGCGAGACAATTTTTCATTAACTGTTTGACAGCATGGGAATTATCCGTATAATTCGACCTCGAGTTCAGCGGGAATAGCTCAGTGGTAGAGCACAACCTTGCCAAGGTTGGGGTCGCGAGTTCGAATCTCGTTTCCCGCTCCAGTAACACAGGTAGCGCAACTTCACCTGATTTACTGACTCATGTATCTACAGCAGCATCAGTGGATACTCCTCGGATCAGACATCAGTTTCGACTGACATCTCGATCATTGAGGCTGGATGGCAGAGTGGTCATGCAGCGGACTGCAACTCCGTGTACGCCGGTTCGATTCCGACTCCAGCCTCCATTTCAGATACCGAAACATCCCCTGTTTCCTTCTGGAATGGTTATGACACCTACCCCCTCAGGTCGTCAGAACTTCTCTTCTCTATCCTGTTTCACCGTTCGTCATTTCCTGTTTCGATTTTTTCGCTCCTCACCATTTCTCTCTGTCACTTTTACGCTAGCGCTTCATTGCTGATGTCGACATTGCTGCTTGCACGACGATGGCTTCCAAGACGAGGGCTTACATTGCCTGAACGACAGTCCGGGTATTTCGCACCTCATCCCTAGCTGTCCCACCATAGCGATATCACCACAAACCTTTTGCATAACAATCAGTTGAATCATGCGACAAACATCACTTCACGTGCATTAAAGTTGACCTTGATCTGAAATATGATAGATTACCCGCCAGTCTGCGCGGCCATGGTGGAATCGGTAGACACCGGAGACTTAAAATCTCCTGCCTTCGGGCGTGCCGGTTCGAGTCCGGCTGGCCGTACCAGATGCAAGATCACTACTGAATTCAAAAGCGCCGCTCCTCTCACGAGGGGCGGCGCTTTTTCATGTCTGATAAAACGTCGGAGGGACTGATATTCACCAGTACTGACTGCTATTTCTACAGCCCCTCTCTACAAGCCCTCTCTACAAGCCCTCTCTACAGATCATCTCCACAGATCCACTCCACAATCTGTCACCGCTGGCTTTCTTCACATGCGTTGTCCCCGGCCCTGGCTCTGGTCTCGAATCTGGCGACTCTCAAGACACCTTGATTGAATTATCCGCCTTTACCCCAAGGTCTAAGCTTTGCTGAATCAGAACCTGGCATGGTGACCTCGTGTTCTGCTGCTGCTCCCCTGCCATCAAAGACAGGCCACCAGAGACAGATCATCAGAGCCAGACCCTCCGCAGCAGCTCATCCACAGCAGATCATCAAAAGGACTGCCCATGCCCAGTGACTCACCCCGCCCTGCCGCCCAATTCATCGCATCACATGATGTGGCACAGGAAATCTGTCGCGAGGCATGCGAACACATTCACACCCTCTCGGCACCACGGATACTGGTATTGGCGATCCTGGGGGGTGCCTTCATCACCATGGGGGCACTGTTCTCGATCCTGCTTTCCACAGGTGTCGAGACGCATGGCCTGCAATTGCTGCTGCAGGGCGTCGGCTTCTCGGTGGGCTTCTTTCTCGTCATCCTGACCGGTGCCGCCCTGTTCACTGAAGCCAATGTCATCCTGCCGGTAAGTGCGCTCAACTGCTCGCGAAGTGACATGCTGCGTCGCGGCCTCAAGTTCTGGGTGCTGGCCTGGATCGGCAACCTGATCGGCACACTGCTGACCGGATGGGTCATCTCGCTGGCACAGGTCTACTCCCCGGAGCATTACCAGCTGCTGGAAAGCGTGGTGGCCAAGAAGATGCACTATCAGCAGGTAGGTGGCGCCGAAGGCTGGTTCTCATTGGTACTGTCGGGAATGCTGGGCAACTGGATGGTCGGCATGGCAGCGTTTCTGGCCGTGATGGGGCGCACCATCATCGACAAGTTCGTGCCCATCGTACTGGCCGTCAGCCTGTTCGTGGCGGGCAACTTCCAGCACAGCCCGGCCAACATGGCCTATTTCTCGATGATCATGCCGACAGGGGCAGGTCCCGGCTGGTGGGATGCCATGCGCTGGAACATCATACCCGCCGGCATCGGCAACCTGCTGGGTGGCAGCCTGCTGGTCGCCCTGCCGCTATGGTATGGCTTGCGCCCGCAGCGCAATGCCTGACTGGCTGATATCGCAATAGACAGCCACACTGGATTGTAGCGAAGGAGTATCGCTCTCCCTTCATCCATCGCCAGGAGCCCATCATGCTGACATTGCTCAAGAGCCCCGCCGATCATGTTGTGGCATTACATCTGGACGGCAGTATCGACCAGGCAGCACTCACTCCCGTCATCAAGGAATGCGACGAACGCCTGGCACGTCACGATCGCATCTCGCTGCTGGTGGAAATCGAGCGCTTCGGGTTGATCACTCCGGCCGCCCTGCTCAATGACATCGGCTATGCCCTGCGCCACCTGGGAGACTTCGAGCGCGAAGCCATCATCAGCAAGGCAGACTGGCTGCGCCATGTCACCGAGTTCAGCAAGCACCTGGTGCGCTCCATCGAGGTTCGCCACTTTTCGCCCGACGAGCGCGAGGCCGCCTATGCCTGGGTTGCCGAACCACCACGCGGTGGCTCTGGTATCGGTGATGGCATTGATAGCCGCCCCACTGGCGGTGACACCCAGCCCCCAGCTGCGAAACGCCAGCAGGTCTGAAGCACCCGCCACTGAGTGAACCACCAAAGCACCCTGCCCGCGTCTCATGGCAGGGTGCGTGTCAGCACCAATCCTGCCAGCAGCATCGTCCCCATCGCCACTGCCCAGAGCGTCATCGCGCGCTCCACTTGCGGACGCTCTGCACAGCGCAGCAACTGGAAGACCGTGATCAAGGGCAGCATGTAGCGCGTCTCGATCAGCTCGCGCGTGCAGATCATCAAGGCGAGCATTACCAGCAACAGGCCACCATGCCCCAACCGCAGCGGTGCTCTCAGCCACCAGAGCGCCATGCTGGTGGTCAGCAACATGGTGACCCACAGCCCCGCCGGGTGCTCCTTGAGCCATAACAGCCAGATATTGCGGATCGTCCAGCGCTGGAAATTGTAGTCATGCGTCACCTCAAAGCTCACCACCAGCATGACCCACACGCCTGCCAGCGTCCCCAGCAGCAGAAAGCCTCGCCACGGCCAGTCGCCCTGGGTGCACAGACGGCGCAGCAGATGCCACTGGCGCGGCAAGTCAGCCAACCACAACGGCAGAAACACCACGCCGATCACGCCCAGGTAATAGCCGAGATTGCCGGTGTGCCAACCGGCCTGATGACGGGTGGTATCGCCCATGGCAATGCCGCCGTTCCAGACGACAAACCCGATGAAGGCGGTCACCGGAATCACGGCCACCCACCACCAGTGCGCGATCAGGCCCCACCAGACCGAGAGCTGGCGCAATGGCGAGCGCAGCGGTGGCGCCATGCCGACA
It includes:
- a CDS encoding STAS/SEC14 domain-containing protein, with amino-acid sequence MLTLLKSPADHVVALHLDGSIDQAALTPVIKECDERLARHDRISLLVEIERFGLITPAALLNDIGYALRHLGDFEREAIISKADWLRHVTEFSKHLVRSIEVRHFSPDEREAAYAWVAEPPRGGSGIGDGIDSRPTGGDTQPPAAKRQQV
- a CDS encoding formate/nitrite transporter family protein, which encodes MPSDSPRPAAQFIASHDVAQEICREACEHIHTLSAPRILVLAILGGAFITMGALFSILLSTGVETHGLQLLLQGVGFSVGFFLVILTGAALFTEANVILPVSALNCSRSDMLRRGLKFWVLAWIGNLIGTLLTGWVISLAQVYSPEHYQLLESVVAKKMHYQQVGGAEGWFSLVLSGMLGNWMVGMAAFLAVMGRTIIDKFVPIVLAVSLFVAGNFQHSPANMAYFSMIMPTGAGPGWWDAMRWNIIPAGIGNLLGGSLLVALPLWYGLRPQRNA
- the pgsA gene encoding CDP-diacylglycerol--glycerol-3-phosphate 3-phosphatidyltransferase; translation: MSIPNILTLIRILFIPLLVVCFYLPYAWSLPLTALLFALAAITDWFDGYLARLWNQTTPFGAFLDPVADKLMVAVALGLLIERYDSLWMTIPSLVIIGREIVISALREWMAEIGKRGSVAVSWVGKLKTAAQMLALFMLLFFAPGSVGGDAGLALLYISAALTLWSMISYLRAAWPELVRSV
- the uvrC gene encoding excinuclease ABC subunit UvrC — protein: MAKQHTDPTMTDTTSQSPENEEPADTASQPDAQPASSASAQADSRARRDAARVSSRLITSDASSDLLAGGEATGFDARHFLKHVSDAPGIYRMLDSAGDVLYVGKAKRLKARLSSYFRNTGLNAKTQALVGRIADVQVTITRSETEALLLEQTLIKELRPPYNILLRDDKSYPYVFISQHHDYPALEFKRVRHKRNDGRYFGPYPSSVAVRESLTLMQKIFRLRNCEDSVFAHRERPCLQYQINRCTAPCVDYISKQDYRRDMEHAVMCLNGQSDKVTDELSQAMEDAAMRLEFEEAARLRDQVAQLRRMQEKQYVDTGTGNADILALAERPGGLCISVVSVRQGRMLGARHFSPGNGLDLTSTELLTGFVSQYYLGQDREMPDEVLTSLALEDANLLEGALSEKAERRVRVAHQVRGHRAQWLTLAQTNAEQHLATQLASRQQLSNRFLSLRDALGLDEVPKRLECFDISHSHGEATVASCVVFDHDGPIKSDYRRFNIEGVTAGDDYAAMQQALTRRFKRLQEGEGKRPDILLVDGGKGQLNMARGVFESLGVTDIILLGVAKGTTRKAGLETLFIETVHDTLDLDSHSPALHLIQHVRDESHRFAIAGHRAKRDKARRTSSLEGIAGVGPKRRRELLKFFGGLQGVKQASKPELARVPGISESLAELIHQALHG